A region of Dermochelys coriacea isolate rDerCor1 chromosome 1, rDerCor1.pri.v4, whole genome shotgun sequence DNA encodes the following proteins:
- the LOC119846238 gene encoding serine-threonine kinase receptor-associated protein isoform X2, translating into MAMRQTPLTCSGHTRPVVDLAFSDITPYGYFLISACKDGKPMLRQGDTGDWIGTFLGHKGAVWGATLNRDATKAATAAADFTAKVWDAVSGDELITLAHKHIVKSVDFTEDSNYLLTGGQDKLLRIYDLSKPEAEPQVVSGHTSGIKKALWSSDDKQILSADDKTVRLWDRNTMTEVKAINVAMSVSSMEYVPEGEILVITYGRTIAFHSAETLEQIKSFDAPATVNSASLHPEKEFLVAGGEDFKLYKYDYNTGEELESYKGHFGPIHCVRFSPDGELYASGSEDGTLRLWQTTVGKTYGLWKCVVPEEEGGELAKARVSLPGTAEEELEDLTSENSDSIYSSTPEVKA; encoded by the exons atggcGATGAGACAGACCCCGCTGACGTGCTCCGGGCACACGCGGCCCGTGGTGGACTTGGCCTTCAGCGACATCACCCCCTACGGCTACTTTCTCATCAGCGCCTGCAAGG ATGGTAAACCTATGCTACGCCAGGGTGACACGGGGGACTGGATTGGAACATTTCTAGGTCATAAAGGTGCTGTCTGGGGTGCCACTCTGAATAGGGATGCCACTAAAGCAGCTACAGCAGCTGCAGATTTTACAGC CAAAGTATGGGATGCTGTTTCAGGGGATGAACTGATCACACTGGCTCACAAGCATATTGTCAAAAGTGTGGATTTTACTGAG GACAGCAATTACCTGTTGACAGGTGGACAAGATAAATTGTTGCGTATTTATGACTTGAGCAAGCCAGAAGCAG AACCTCAGGTGGTCAGTGGACATACTTCGGGTATTAAAAAGGCTTTATGGAGCAGTGATGACAAACAGATCCTTTCAGCTGACGATAAAACTGTCCG CCTCTGGGACCGGAATACCATGACTGAAGTAAAAGCAATAAATGTTGCAATGTCTGTGAGCAGCATGGAGTATGTTCCTGAGGGGGAGATACTAGTGATAACCTATGGGAGGACTATTGCTTTTCATAGTGCAGAGAC TCTGGAGCAGATTAAATCGTTTGACGCTCCTGCTACAGTCAACTCTGCATCCCTTCACCCTGAGAAAGAATTTCTTGTTGCAGGTGGTGAAGACTTTAAACTTTATAAATATGACTATAATACTGGAGAAGAGCTAG AATCTTACAAAGGACACTTTGGTCCCATTCACTGTGTGAGATTTAGCCCTGATGGAGAGTTGTATGCTAGTGGCTCTGAGGATGGAACGTTAAGACTGTGGCAGACAACAGTAGGGAAAACATACGGTCTTTGGAAATGTGTAGTTCCGG aaGAGGAAGGTGGAGAGCTGGCAAAAGCAAGGGTCAGCCTTCCAGGAACTGCAGAAGAGGAGTTAG AAGACCTTACTTCTGAAAATTCAGATTCCATCTACAGCTCAACTCCTGAAGTTAAGGCTTGA
- the LOC119846238 gene encoding serine-threonine kinase receptor-associated protein isoform X1 translates to MSGGRGGSLPWPGSAALRSQTSQRWERRDGEGPLSSVLLPDGKPMLRQGDTGDWIGTFLGHKGAVWGATLNRDATKAATAAADFTAKVWDAVSGDELITLAHKHIVKSVDFTEDSNYLLTGGQDKLLRIYDLSKPEAEPQVVSGHTSGIKKALWSSDDKQILSADDKTVRLWDRNTMTEVKAINVAMSVSSMEYVPEGEILVITYGRTIAFHSAETLEQIKSFDAPATVNSASLHPEKEFLVAGGEDFKLYKYDYNTGEELESYKGHFGPIHCVRFSPDGELYASGSEDGTLRLWQTTVGKTYGLWKCVVPEEEGGELAKARVSLPGTAEEELEDLTSENSDSIYSSTPEVKA, encoded by the exons atgagcggggggcggggcggatcCCTCCCCTGGCCTGGCTCGGCAGCGCTCCGCTCCCAAAcctcccagcgctgggagagacGCGACGGGGAGGGGCCGCTTTCCTCTGTTCTACTCCCAG ATGGTAAACCTATGCTACGCCAGGGTGACACGGGGGACTGGATTGGAACATTTCTAGGTCATAAAGGTGCTGTCTGGGGTGCCACTCTGAATAGGGATGCCACTAAAGCAGCTACAGCAGCTGCAGATTTTACAGC CAAAGTATGGGATGCTGTTTCAGGGGATGAACTGATCACACTGGCTCACAAGCATATTGTCAAAAGTGTGGATTTTACTGAG GACAGCAATTACCTGTTGACAGGTGGACAAGATAAATTGTTGCGTATTTATGACTTGAGCAAGCCAGAAGCAG AACCTCAGGTGGTCAGTGGACATACTTCGGGTATTAAAAAGGCTTTATGGAGCAGTGATGACAAACAGATCCTTTCAGCTGACGATAAAACTGTCCG CCTCTGGGACCGGAATACCATGACTGAAGTAAAAGCAATAAATGTTGCAATGTCTGTGAGCAGCATGGAGTATGTTCCTGAGGGGGAGATACTAGTGATAACCTATGGGAGGACTATTGCTTTTCATAGTGCAGAGAC TCTGGAGCAGATTAAATCGTTTGACGCTCCTGCTACAGTCAACTCTGCATCCCTTCACCCTGAGAAAGAATTTCTTGTTGCAGGTGGTGAAGACTTTAAACTTTATAAATATGACTATAATACTGGAGAAGAGCTAG AATCTTACAAAGGACACTTTGGTCCCATTCACTGTGTGAGATTTAGCCCTGATGGAGAGTTGTATGCTAGTGGCTCTGAGGATGGAACGTTAAGACTGTGGCAGACAACAGTAGGGAAAACATACGGTCTTTGGAAATGTGTAGTTCCGG aaGAGGAAGGTGGAGAGCTGGCAAAAGCAAGGGTCAGCCTTCCAGGAACTGCAGAAGAGGAGTTAG AAGACCTTACTTCTGAAAATTCAGATTCCATCTACAGCTCAACTCCTGAAGTTAAGGCTTGA